Proteins encoded by one window of Nicotiana tabacum cultivar K326 chromosome 10, ASM71507v2, whole genome shotgun sequence:
- the LOC107816463 gene encoding LOW QUALITY PROTEIN: ethylene-overproduction protein 1 (The sequence of the model RefSeq protein was modified relative to this genomic sequence to represent the inferred CDS: deleted 1 base in 1 codon) — protein MQHNIFTTMRSLKMMEGCKGTQVYALNQSIDGGGGGVGEKFLQNLLSKNSIRSRSNSNFQAVQSKDEVNSVVLAEAFASYGLPKTDQLEPQIEFCLKPMNFVETLADVYRRMEGCAQFDKSRMYLEQCAIFRGLPDPKLFRRCLMSARLHAVDVHSKVVLSAWLRFERREDELIGVSAMDCCGRSMECPGSALLAGYNPESATDPCMCDRGMRKDEDTEIYMDEECSTSLSRGDEEDEDFDMSFCIGDDEIRCRRFNIASLSRPFEAMLYGSFIDSRREKINFSKNEISAKGMKAAEMFSRTKSMDSFDPDIVLELLSLANKFCCDGMKSVCDAYLASLVFDMDTAMLLFEYGLEGNAYLLVAACLQVFLRELPNSMHNPNVSRLFCSSEGKDRLAYIGHASFLLYYFLSQSAMEDDLKSNTTVMLLERMGECASESWQKQLAFHQLGCVMLERKEYKDAQKWFEAAVEAGHVYSLVGIARSKYKRGHMYKAYKLMNSLVSDYTPSGWMYQERSMYCQGKEKTMDLSTATELDPTLSYPYKYRAVSMAEENRLGRAISEINRILGFKISPDCLELRAWFLIVLEDYEGALRDARALLTLNPRYMMFHGKLQGAHLVEILSHNVQPCSQADCWMQLYDRWSSVDDIGSLAVVHHMLANDPGKSLLRFRQSLLLLRLNSHKAAMRSLREARNQATSEHERLVYEGWILYDTGYREEAIAKAEESISIQRSFEAFFLKAYVLSETSPDSESSLYVIQLLEEALRCPSDGLRKGQALSNLASVYVDVDKLDNAIDCYTNALNIKHTRAHQGLARVYHLKDQRKLAYDEMTKLIEKAKYNASAYEKRSEYCDREMAKSDLGMATKLDPLRTYPYRYRAAVLMDDHKETEAIAELTKAISFKPDLQVLHLRAAFHDSMGDLTSAIRDCEAALCLESRHADTLELYQKVQQRAKEQLPT, from the exons ATGCAACATAACATTTTTACAACAATGCGTAGTTTGAAGATGATGGAAGGGTGTAAGGGAACACAAGTTTATGCCCTTAATCAGTCTATTGatggtgggggtgggggtgtAGGTGAGAAGTTTTTACAAAACCTGTTGTCAAAAAATTCTATTAGGTCTAGATCCAATAGTAATTTTCAAGCTGTTCAATCAAAAGATGAGGTTAATTCGGTTGTTTTAGCTGAAGCCTTTGCCAGTTATGGCCTACCAAAAACGGATCAACTTGAGCCCCAGATTGAGTTTTGtctcaaacctatgaactttgtGGAGACATTAGCTGATGTGTATCGTAGGATGGAGGGTTGTGCTCAGTTTGATAAGTCAAGGATGTATCTTGAGCAATGTGCCATATTTAGGGGCTTACCGGATCCTAAATTGTTTAGGAGGTGCCTTATGTCAGCTAGGCTACACGCCGTTGATGTGCATTCCAAGGTTGTTCTTTCTGCCTGGTTGAGGTTTGAACGAAGGGAGGACGAGTTGATTGGTGTATCGGCCATGGATTGTTGTGGCCGAAGCATGGAATGCCCGGGCAGTGCTTTGTTGGCG GGTTATAATCCTGAATCAGCTACTGATCCTTGTATGTGTGACAGGGGTATGAGAAAAGATGAGGATACTGAAATTTACATGGATGAAGAATGCTCCACTTCATTGAGTCGTGGCGATGAGGAGGACGAGGATTTTGACATGTCATTTTGCATTGGAGATGATGAGATCAGGTGTAGGAGATTTAACATAGCATCACTTTCTAGGCCATTTGAAGCTATGCTGTATGGTAGCTTCATTGACTCGcgaagggagaaaataaatttttcaaaaaatgagaTTTCCGCAAAGGGGATGAAAGCTGCTGAGATGTTTAGCAGAACAAAAAGCATGGACTCTTTCGACCCAGACATTGTCCTAGAGCTCCTGTCATTAGCCAACAAGTTCTGTTGCGATGGGATGAAGTCTGTTTGTGATGCGTATTTAGCATCTTTGGTATTTGACATGGATACTGCTATGTTGCTTTTTGAATATGGGCTGGAGGGGAATGCATATCTTCTAGTGGCAGCATGTTTACAGGTATTTTTAAGGGAACTTCCAAATTCAATGCACAATCCAAACGTGTCAAGGCTCTTCTGCAGTTCAGAAGGTAAAGACAGATTAGCTTACATAGGACATGCTTCCTTTTTGCTGTACTATTTTCTGAGCCAATCAGCTATGGAGGATGACTTGAAATCGAATACAACGGTTATGCTGTTGGAAAGGATGGGAGAATGTGCAAGTGAAAGCTGGCAGAAGCAACTAGCGTTCCACCAATTAGGTTGTGTGATGCTTGAAAGAAAAGAGTACAAGGATGCACAGAAATGGTTCGAGGCAGCTGTTGAAGCGGGTCATGTTTATTCCTTAGTAGGAATTGCCAGATCCAAGTACAAGCGCGGGCATATGTACAAGGCATATAAGTTGATGAACTCCCTCGTATCTGATTATACACCTTCTGGGTGGATGTATCAGGAGCGATCAATGTATTGTcaaggaaaagaaaagacaatGGATTTGAGTACAGCTACTGAACTGGATCCAACTCTTTCCTATCCATACAAGTACAGAGCTGTTTCAATGGCAGAGGAGAATAGACTTGGTCGAGCTATTTCTGAGATTAACAGGATACTTGGCTTTAAGATATCTCCAGACTGCCTAGAGCTTCGTGCTTGGTTTTTAATTGTGCTGGAGGACTATGAAGGAGCTTTAAGGGATGCACGGGCACTCTTGACTTTAAATCCCCGTTACATGATGTTCCATGGGAAGTTGCAAGGTGCACACTTGGTAGAGATTCTAAGTCATAATGTTCAGCCGTGCAGTCAGGCTGACTGCTGGATGCAACTATATGACCGATGGTCTTCTGTAGATGATATTGGCTCCTTAGCTGTTGTCCATCATATGTTAGCCAACGACCCAGGGAAGAGTCTCTTACGCTTCCGGCAATCTCTCCTACTTCTACG ATTAAACAGCCACAAGGCAGCAATGCGTAGTTTGAGAGAAGCACGAAACCAAGCAACCTCTGAGCATGAAAGGCTAGTCTATGAAGGATGGATATTATATGACACAGGTTATCGTGAAGAAGCAATTGCTAAAGCTGAAGAATCAATCTCAATCCAGAGATCATTTGAAGCCTTTTTCCTTAAAGCATATGTATTATCAGAAACAAGTCCTGATTCTGAATCTTCATTGTATGTTATACAACTGCTTGAGGAAGCTCTTAGGTGCCCCTCAGATGGTCTTCGGAAAGGCCAG GCTCTCAGTAATCTAGCAAGTGTCTATGTAGATGTTGATAAGCTAGATAATGCAATTGATTGCTACACAAATGCCCTGAATATTAAGCATACTCGAGCCCATCAGGGTCTGGCACGTGTTTACCATCTAAAAGATCAGAGGAAATTAGCATATGATGAGATGACAAAGTTGATTGAGAAGGCAAAATATAATGCATCTGCTTATGAGAAGCGTTCGGAATACTGTGATCGTGAAATGGCTAAAAGTGACCTTGGTATGGCAACAAAGTTAGATCCCCTCCGAACATACCCATACAGATACAGAGCAGCTG TTCTGATGGATGACCATAAGGAAACCGAGGCTATAGCGGAGCTAACAAAGGCAATTTCTTTCAAGCCAGACTTACAAGTACTCCATCTTCGAGCAGCATTTCATGACTCAATGGGTGACCTCACATCTGCTATTCGAGACTGTGAGGCAGCTCTGTGTCTCGAATCCAGGCATGCAGATACACTTGAGCTCTATCAGAAAGTACAGCAACGAGCTAAAGAACAACTACCAACGTGA
- the LOC107816464 gene encoding uncharacterized protein LOC107816464, which translates to MEKQLEEKEKCSGKLDLSAPLLSTRRSSEKPLSSTNIPPQLSLEIFNRVPFSWEQSPGKPKEMVTNIEIVPPPKLPPCMWHTRKEAVTSTNVYDDDIDNDDHDDENDVRNDNHDVFSDALDVFSLGESIDDKIETEHRKSNTSTNIEDSYDWSTNNRPSVPNFIIQRFLQDAKELAISSALENNRKNLLDDEEIGSNKLPKAASCGLDMFFPWRIKPKPCCVKNSVVAVSPRMRRQWSNRDKHVSDADPKF; encoded by the coding sequence ATGGAAAAACAActagaagagaaagaaaaatgctCAGGAAAATTAGATTTGAGTGCTCCTCTCTTGTCAACTAGGCGTTCTAGTGAAAAGCCATTGTCTAGCACAAATATCCCACCTCAACTTTCATTGGAAATTTTTAACAGAGTGCCATTTTCTTGGGAGCAAAGTCCTGGAAAACCAAAGGAAATGGTAACAAACATTGAAATTGTACCACCTCCAAAATTACCACCATGCATGTGGCATACAAGAAAAGAAGCTGTAACAAGTACTAACGTCTACGATGATGATATTGACAACGATGATCATGACGACGAAAATGATGTTAGAAATGACAACCATGATGTTTTCTCAGATGCTCTTGATGTTTTTTCATTAGGGGAGTCGATAGACGACAAGATTGAAACAGAACATAGAAAATCAAATACTTCAACAAATATCGAGGATTCGTACGATTGGAGTACTAATAATAGGCCATCGGTACCAAATTTCATTATTCAGAGATTTCTTCAAGATGCAAAGGAACTAGCTATTTCATCTGCTTTGGAAAATAATAGGAAGAATTTATTAGATGATGAAGAAATTGGTAGTAACAAATTGCCCAAGGCAGCATCATGTGGGCTTGACATGTTTTTTCCATGGAGGATTAAGCCTAAGCCCTGTTGTGTGAAGAATTCAGTAGTGGCAGTTTCTCCAAGAATGAGACGTCAATGGAGCAACAGAGACAAGCATGTATCAGATGCGGATCCAAAATTTTAA